A window from Methylococcus mesophilus encodes these proteins:
- the cobU gene encoding bifunctional adenosylcobinamide kinase/adenosylcobinamide-phosphate guanylyltransferase yields the protein MKELILGGARSGKSRHAEQRALLSGLEVVYVATAVAGDAEMAARIGSHRARRPESWLTVEEPLALAAGLEANAGSGRFVLVDCLTLWLSNLLAEGEDVFRCERQALLQVLPGLPGPVCLVSNEVGYGIVPVNPLARRFVDEAGWLHQELASRCDRVVWVAAGLPQLLKGAP from the coding sequence ATGAAGGAATTGATACTGGGGGGCGCGCGCTCGGGAAAAAGCCGCCACGCCGAGCAGCGCGCCCTGCTGTCGGGGCTGGAGGTCGTGTATGTCGCGACCGCCGTGGCGGGCGATGCCGAAATGGCGGCGCGCATCGGTAGCCACCGGGCGAGGCGTCCCGAATCCTGGCTGACCGTGGAGGAGCCGCTGGCACTGGCCGCCGGCCTGGAGGCGAACGCCGGCTCCGGCCGCTTCGTCCTGGTGGACTGCCTGACGCTCTGGCTTAGCAATCTGCTGGCCGAGGGCGAGGACGTGTTCCGGTGCGAACGGCAGGCACTGCTGCAGGTGTTGCCGGGCTTGCCGGGCCCGGTCTGCCTGGTAAGCAACGAAGTCGGCTACGGCATCGTGCCCGTCAATCCGCTGGCGCGCCGCTTCGTCGACGAGGCGGGTTGGCTGCATCAGGAACTCGCCTCGCGCTGCGACCGCGTGGTGTGGGTAGCGGCCGGCCTGCCCCAGCTGCTGAAGGGCGCTCCATGA
- a CDS encoding putative bifunctional diguanylate cyclase/phosphodiesterase, with translation MSDSSAIEAGTGHGHPDLDAGRFPVDARVRVLARRFPPYHRDSPCLAILDRFLHDPSLAAAAVVDNDMRPVGLIDRYSLVEQFLHPYSRDLYHKCSIAAFMDPGPVIVDADSSIDDLSRIIIDAGMRHMVSGFIVTEGGVYLGIGSGHDLFEEVANRKQNHLHYLAHYDQLTSLPNRLLLNDRLKRACLRGQRGGYRIALLFIDLDRFKLVNDTLGHAAGDQLLQGVAGRFAACVRKVDTVARLGGDEFTVLLEPVQGRDEALAAASRLVQSLDRPFSIQNQKLTTSASIGVVLFPEHDTTVEGLMRKADAAMYHAKREGRNRLALFTEEMNSTVVERVTLESALNAALEKGEFHCHFQPQIATEDNRIVGVEALLRWINPALGRVPPLKFIPVAEETGLILPLGLWALETACAQQVRWLSQGLPPLRVAVNISALQFRNRDFCDQVRAIVQKTGIRPEHLELELTESAVMADAENSVGILRELRDFGIRLAIDDFGTGYSSLSYLRTFPLDRLKIDRSFVSGIDRIPANELIVKAIVALGGSLGLDVIAEGVETSEELECIKRCGCSEYQGFRLSEPLTAEDFAHWFEDSGYG, from the coding sequence ATGTCGGATTCCAGTGCCATCGAGGCGGGAACGGGCCACGGCCATCCCGATCTCGATGCCGGGCGGTTCCCCGTCGACGCCCGGGTCCGGGTGCTTGCCCGGCGCTTCCCGCCCTATCATCGCGATTCTCCCTGCCTGGCCATCCTCGACCGCTTTCTGCACGATCCCTCGCTGGCCGCCGCCGCGGTGGTCGACAACGACATGCGGCCCGTGGGCCTGATCGACCGCTACTCGCTGGTGGAGCAGTTCCTCCACCCGTACAGCCGGGACCTCTACCACAAGTGTTCCATCGCCGCGTTCATGGATCCCGGGCCGGTCATCGTCGACGCCGACTCCAGCATCGACGACCTTTCGCGCATCATCATCGACGCCGGCATGCGGCACATGGTCAGCGGTTTCATCGTGACCGAGGGCGGCGTCTATCTGGGCATCGGCAGCGGGCACGACCTGTTCGAGGAGGTCGCCAACCGCAAGCAGAACCATCTGCACTATCTGGCGCATTACGACCAGCTCACCAGCCTGCCCAACCGCCTGTTGCTGAACGACCGGCTCAAGCGCGCCTGTCTGCGGGGCCAGCGCGGGGGGTACCGGATCGCGCTGCTGTTCATCGACCTCGACCGTTTCAAGCTGGTCAACGACACGCTGGGGCATGCGGCGGGCGACCAGTTGCTGCAGGGCGTGGCCGGCCGTTTCGCCGCCTGCGTGCGCAAAGTGGATACCGTGGCGCGCCTCGGCGGAGACGAATTCACGGTGTTGCTGGAGCCGGTGCAGGGGAGGGACGAAGCGCTGGCGGCGGCATCCAGGCTGGTGCAGAGCCTGGACCGGCCGTTCTCTATCCAGAACCAGAAGCTTACGACCTCCGCCAGCATCGGCGTCGTCCTGTTCCCCGAACACGATACGACGGTCGAAGGCTTGATGCGCAAGGCCGACGCAGCCATGTACCACGCCAAGCGCGAAGGGCGTAACCGGCTTGCGCTGTTCACGGAGGAAATGAATTCGACCGTGGTCGAGCGCGTCACGCTCGAGTCAGCCCTGAATGCGGCGCTGGAAAAGGGGGAGTTCCACTGCCATTTCCAGCCCCAGATAGCGACGGAGGACAACCGTATCGTCGGGGTCGAGGCGCTGCTGCGCTGGATCAATCCCGCGCTGGGGAGGGTGCCACCGCTGAAATTCATTCCGGTGGCGGAGGAGACCGGTCTGATTCTCCCCCTCGGCCTGTGGGCGCTCGAGACCGCCTGTGCGCAGCAGGTCCGGTGGCTTTCTCAGGGATTGCCGCCCTTGCGTGTAGCCGTCAACATCTCGGCGTTGCAGTTCAGGAACCGGGATTTCTGCGACCAGGTCCGGGCCATCGTGCAAAAGACCGGCATCCGCCCGGAGCACCTGGAACTGGAGCTGACCGAGAGCGCGGTGATGGCGGACGCGGAAAACTCGGTCGGCATCCTCCGGGAGTTGCGCGATTTCGGCATTCGCCTCGCCATCGACGATTTCGGCACCGGCTATTCGAGCCTGAGCTATCTCAGGACGTTTCCGCTGGATCGCCTTAAGATCGACCGTTCCTTCGTCAGCGGGATCGACCGGATTCCCGCCAACGAACTCATCGTCAAGGCGATCGTCGCGTTGGGCGGGAGCCTGGGCCTGGACGTCATCGCCGAAGGCGTGGAAACCTCGGAGGAACTGGAGTGCATCAAGCGCTGCGGCTGCAGCGAATACCAGGGCTTCCGGCTGTCGGAGCCGCTTACTGCGGAGGATTTCGCGCACTGGTTCGAAGATTCCGGATACGGCTGA
- a CDS encoding YfhL family 4Fe-4S dicluster ferredoxin — protein sequence MALIITDECINCDVCEPECPNGAISQGEDIYVIDPARCTECVGHFERPQCVEVCPVECIHSDPDHREDHDTLYRKFVELNAGHTERA from the coding sequence ATGGCGCTGATCATCACCGACGAATGTATCAACTGCGACGTCTGCGAGCCGGAATGCCCCAACGGGGCCATCTCGCAAGGGGAAGACATCTATGTGATCGACCCCGCCCGCTGCACCGAATGCGTGGGCCACTTCGAGCGGCCCCAATGCGTGGAGGTGTGTCCGGTGGAGTGCATCCACTCCGATCCCGATCACCGGGAAGACCACGATACCCTGTACCGGAAGTTCGTCGAACTGAACGCCGGCCATACCGAACGCGCCTAG
- a CDS encoding cysteine rich repeat-containing protein produces the protein MRTIASNTGIGRLKHIALFTFLAIASAGNAAPRPLPCSDEIARYCKNLGLGGGRIQNCLKEHDAQLSPACRSGLESALARHREIQAACGADVERLCKEVRPGKGRVANCLREHHRQVSSACKETLAAARKAGNRTKPNP, from the coding sequence ATGCGCACGATCGCAAGCAATACCGGCATCGGCCGGCTGAAGCACATCGCGTTGTTCACCTTTCTCGCAATTGCCTCGGCCGGCAACGCGGCGCCGCGCCCTCTGCCCTGCTCGGATGAAATCGCCAGGTACTGCAAGAATCTCGGCCTCGGCGGCGGCCGCATACAGAACTGTCTCAAAGAGCACGACGCACAGCTCTCGCCGGCATGCCGCTCCGGCTTGGAATCCGCTCTCGCCCGGCACCGGGAGATACAGGCCGCCTGCGGGGCCGACGTCGAGCGCCTGTGCAAGGAGGTCCGGCCGGGCAAGGGCCGGGTGGCCAACTGCCTGAGAGAGCATCACCGCCAGGTTTCCTCCGCCTGCAAGGAGACCCTGGCTGCCGCCCGCAAAGCCGGAAACCGGACGAAACCCAACCCCTGA